TTGGTTCGGTTCTACCTCTTGGGTTTTTTTGTCTTTAGTAATTGCTACAGAGCCCATACTCCCTTTTTTCTCTCTACTTTGGATATATTCTCTATAGTCCTCATCAATCTCCACGGCTGCTTGAAGTATCTTGCTTCTTATTGTGTTAGATGAATTGATAAACATCTTTGTATCTTTTGGAAGACAGTGACCTCCTATTCCATCTCTTGGTTCTAGTACTTCTACATTCCATTTTGTATTGAGTGATTCACGTAATTCTGAAAAACTAATGCTATTAGACTTACAATAAAGATAAAGCTCTTCTGCAAATGCTATTTGAAGATATCTATGAGCATTTTCTACTATTTTTGTTAGTTCTGCTACTTCAACTGATGATACTGGGTGCATTGGAATTGATAGAGTTTTTAGCCCTGTGGTTCTTGCCATTGATGTTGTTGTTGAGGGAATGGTTACACGACCATGATTTGTTGATTGTTGTTGTTGAAAATGTACATGGTTATTTGAATTGGTGGTAGCGTTTGTATTGCTGTTGTCTATTAGAGATGTTTCTGATAATTTATCATTAGCTGTTTCTGTTGTTTGAGGCACTACCTCACGTCCATCATAAAAGTTAAGACCATGTTGCAAACAGCAGTTGCTTACACCACCTACAATACGTAATTGATTAACACCGTGAACTTCTTCTTCTAATGCATACCATCTATGTGGTGCATGTACAACATGTAGTCTATGGTCTACTTTTTCAAATACTCTTTTTGATGTACCCTTTGGTATAGTACTTTCAATTGATATTAATGCACCTGCTTTAGCTTCTCTAGATATCTTTTCAACAACAGACATCAAACCATCTACTTGTGGTGTAAACATATCGTCTGGTCTATGTGTAGATACGCAAATAATTAGTACGTCAAAATCACCAAAGTTGGTTGCTTGTTTTATTCCATAATTGGCTTCAGCTGACTGCATGGTTT
This Candidatus Nitrosocosmicus oleophilus DNA region includes the following protein-coding sequences:
- a CDS encoding NAD(P)-binding domain-containing protein, which encodes MYNYNYKNNYNKVVIIGLGQLGLPVAKYVKEHGFDTFGYDINQKTMQSAEANYGIKQATNFGDFDVLIICVSTHRPDDMFTPQVDGLMSVVEKISREAKAGALISIESTIPKGTSKRVFEKVDHRLHVVHAPHRWYALEEEVHGVNQLRIVGGVSNCCLQHGLNFYDGREVVPQTTETANDKLSETSLIDNSNTNATTNSNNHVHFQQQQSTNHGRVTIPSTTTSMARTTGLKTLSIPMHPVSSVEVAELTKIVENAHRYLQIAFAEELYLYCKSNSISFSELRESLNTKWNVEVLEPRDGIGGHCLPKDTKMFINSSNTIRSKILQAAVEIDEDYREYIQSREKKGSMGSVAITKDKKTQEVEPNQLLYSKKIN